A single genomic interval of Caballeronia sp. SL2Y3 harbors:
- a CDS encoding CBS domain-containing protein — protein MQARDVMTSTVITVKPETTVHELAQLLVQHRISAAPVVDDDQHVIGMVSEGDLLHRSEIDTERKPGRQSWWLRMIGSDGAADYVKANARTVGEIMSREPVCINEDTELSEIASVLESHHIKRVPVLRGGRLAGIVSRSNLVQAIASAAVAEAAAPASASDKEIRAMLMGELAGRGWAFPGRNIVVRDGVVHLWGTVWSSDQLDAMRIAAERTPGVKHVEDHTIPYPIMPGI, from the coding sequence ATGCAAGCACGCGACGTAATGACCTCTACCGTCATCACGGTGAAGCCCGAAACCACGGTGCATGAACTGGCGCAGCTGCTCGTGCAGCATCGAATCAGCGCCGCTCCCGTCGTCGACGACGACCAGCATGTCATCGGCATGGTAAGCGAGGGCGATCTTCTCCATCGCAGCGAGATCGACACGGAAAGAAAGCCGGGCCGGCAGTCGTGGTGGCTCCGAATGATCGGCTCCGACGGAGCGGCGGATTACGTGAAGGCGAACGCTCGCACGGTCGGCGAAATCATGAGCCGGGAGCCGGTATGCATCAATGAGGATACCGAACTGTCGGAGATTGCCTCCGTGCTCGAAAGTCATCACATCAAGCGCGTGCCGGTGTTGCGCGGCGGCCGGCTCGCGGGCATTGTCAGCCGGTCGAATCTGGTGCAGGCCATCGCTTCGGCCGCCGTCGCGGAGGCCGCGGCGCCCGCATCGGCGAGCGACAAGGAAATCCGCGCGATGCTGATGGGCGAACTGGCGGGACGCGGCTGGGCGTTTCCCGGCCGCAATATCGTCGTGCGCGACGGCGTGGTGCACCTGTGGGGCACCGTCTGGTCGAGCGATCAGCTCGATGCCATGCGCATCGCGGCCGAACGCACGCCGGGCGTGAAGCATGTGGAGGACCACACCATTCCTTATCCGATCATGCCGGGCATTTGA
- a CDS encoding c-type cytochrome, producing the protein MPKRAHIRSFVAGVVSLGASAHCLAFTTPEPTALIDQQRCMFCHKVDTPYRAPSFQQIADRYRDVPGASDMLAAKLRAGGKAHWGAHWSESAMPSAMQRGGGPLSRDDADKLVQWVLSQ; encoded by the coding sequence ATGCCAAAGCGAGCGCACATCAGGTCTTTCGTTGCCGGAGTCGTCTCGCTCGGCGCATCCGCGCACTGCCTCGCGTTCACTACGCCGGAGCCGACCGCGCTCATCGATCAGCAACGCTGCATGTTCTGCCACAAAGTGGATACGCCGTATCGCGCGCCGTCCTTTCAGCAGATCGCGGACCGTTATCGCGATGTACCGGGCGCGAGCGACATGCTCGCGGCGAAGCTGCGCGCGGGTGGTAAGGCCCACTGGGGCGCGCACTGGAGCGAGAGCGCGATGCCTTCGGCCATGCAGCGCGGCGGCGGGCCGCTGTCGCGCGACGATGCGGACAAGCTCGTCCAGTGGGTACTCAGCCAATGA
- a CDS encoding hemerythrin domain-containing protein, giving the protein MNSVSDRAALRILRLDHTRLAAITGAMLELVRAFCDGASPPDPIVLRAMLYYIREYPEQIHHPLEDRYLFAALRKRTDDLDDVLDELECEHMEGAVRLRNLEHALTRYELKGDAVRLNLQTLMEEYVAFASNHRRVEESLIVPAAERLLTESDWARIDAALEERFDPFGDATFEGETLDSLYRLIANAVPAVGDTRQDG; this is encoded by the coding sequence ATGAATTCGGTAAGCGACCGCGCTGCGCTGCGTATCCTCCGGCTTGACCACACGCGTCTCGCCGCCATCACGGGCGCGATGCTCGAACTCGTCAGGGCGTTTTGCGACGGCGCGTCTCCGCCGGATCCGATCGTGCTGCGCGCCATGCTCTACTACATACGCGAGTATCCGGAGCAGATCCACCATCCATTGGAGGACCGTTATCTGTTCGCGGCGCTGCGTAAGCGCACCGACGACCTCGACGATGTACTCGACGAACTCGAATGCGAGCACATGGAAGGCGCGGTGCGATTGCGCAACCTGGAGCATGCATTGACGCGCTACGAGTTGAAAGGGGACGCCGTACGGCTCAACCTGCAAACGCTGATGGAAGAGTACGTCGCGTTCGCGTCGAATCACAGGCGCGTCGAGGAAAGTCTGATTGTCCCCGCAGCCGAGCGCCTGTTGACCGAGAGCGACTGGGCACGAATCGATGCCGCGCTCGAAGAGCGCTTCGATCCTTTCGGCGATGCGACGTTCGAAGGGGAGACGCTCGACAGTCTCTATCGACTGATTGCGAACGCGGTGCCGGCCGTGGGCGACACGCGCCAGGACGGGTGA
- a CDS encoding TraR/DksA family transcriptional regulator, translated as MKPLSRSQRRLLELRLRAREQEIRAGIRRRVEDGAASYASLNGSAHDQGDEALADLAAEIDRAVNASEAAELEAIAVAHVRLANGRYGFCANCGEPIGYERLLAQPTAMRCIRCQTRHEHMFAGQAHSSI; from the coding sequence ATGAAGCCGTTGAGCCGATCGCAGCGTCGTCTGCTGGAACTCCGTCTGAGAGCGCGGGAACAGGAGATCCGGGCTGGCATCCGGCGGCGCGTCGAGGATGGCGCGGCGTCGTACGCTTCGCTGAATGGATCGGCGCACGATCAGGGCGACGAGGCGCTTGCCGATCTCGCCGCGGAAATCGATCGCGCGGTGAATGCTTCGGAAGCGGCGGAACTGGAGGCCATCGCGGTCGCGCACGTGCGCCTCGCGAACGGACGCTACGGCTTCTGCGCGAACTGCGGCGAGCCGATCGGTTACGAACGACTTTTGGCCCAGCCGACGGCAATGCGTTGCATCCGCTGTCAGACGCGGCACGAGCACATGTTCGCAGGCCAGGCTCACTCGTCCATATAG
- a CDS encoding CBS domain-containing protein — translation MTVRDAARTMVLAGISGMPVIDREGVLVGMVTEGDLLHREEIGTGVARRSWWLDLLSSTRKLADEYVKAHARKVSEVMSTNVITVDEDCPVARIAELLERRRIKRVPVMRDGKMVGLVSRANLLRALVTLGPAASAAPAAARSDDRTIHAAIMQAMKGERWALPAASVIVDKGVVHLLGHRHERRRGQGSARRGGERARRERGRVASRTAVDAAGGLITRSTSAPRPGLITHSRTT, via the coding sequence ATGACCGTGCGCGACGCCGCCAGGACGATGGTGCTGGCGGGCATCAGCGGCATGCCGGTGATCGATCGCGAGGGCGTGCTCGTCGGCATGGTGACGGAAGGCGACCTTTTGCATCGCGAAGAGATCGGCACCGGTGTCGCCCGTCGCTCGTGGTGGCTCGACCTGCTTTCATCGACACGCAAACTTGCGGATGAGTACGTGAAGGCACACGCGCGCAAAGTGAGCGAGGTGATGAGCACGAACGTGATCACCGTCGACGAGGACTGCCCCGTCGCGCGCATCGCGGAGTTGCTGGAACGCCGGCGCATCAAGCGCGTGCCCGTCATGCGCGACGGGAAGATGGTCGGCCTCGTCAGCCGCGCGAATCTGCTTCGCGCGCTGGTGACGCTCGGGCCGGCCGCATCGGCAGCGCCCGCTGCGGCCCGCAGCGACGACCGCACCATCCACGCGGCGATCATGCAGGCGATGAAAGGCGAACGCTGGGCGCTGCCTGCCGCGAGCGTGATCGTCGACAAGGGGGTCGTGCATCTGTTGGGGCATCGTCACGAGCGACGAAGAGGCCAAGGCTCTGCGCGTCGCGGCGGAGAACGTGCCCGGCGTGAAAGAGGTCGTGTCGCATCTCGAACTGCCGTCGATGCTGCCGGCGGGCTAATTACGCGTTCAACATCGGCCCCTCGCCCAGGTCTCATTACTCATTCGAGGACAACATGA
- a CDS encoding CBS domain-containing protein — protein MKAGQICTLDVVTCRGDATALDAAQLMRGCHVGDVVVVDTRNGQTIPLGIVTDRDIAVSVVAQGVDASTLRASDIMTAPAVTAFDWEDAFCLPRRMRRLGVRRLVVIDDAGGLVGIVTEDDLVRFIGDYLTELSQVSTRQTVMEEKRRA, from the coding sequence ATGAAGGCAGGACAGATTTGCACGCTCGATGTCGTGACGTGCCGTGGCGACGCCACGGCGCTCGATGCCGCCCAATTGATGCGCGGTTGTCACGTCGGCGATGTAGTGGTCGTCGATACACGGAACGGCCAGACCATTCCGCTCGGCATCGTGACTGACCGGGATATTGCCGTGTCGGTCGTCGCGCAGGGCGTCGATGCATCGACGCTTCGTGCCTCCGACATCATGACGGCGCCCGCCGTGACCGCGTTCGACTGGGAAGACGCCTTCTGCCTGCCGCGCCGGATGCGGCGGCTCGGCGTGCGCCGTCTCGTCGTGATCGACGACGCGGGCGGCCTCGTCGGGATCGTGACGGAAGACGATCTGGTGCGCTTCATCGGGGACTATCTGACGGAGCTGTCTCAGGTGAGCACGCGGCAGACGGTCATGGAAGAAAAGCGTCGGGCGTGA
- a CDS encoding sigma-54-dependent Fis family transcriptional regulator, whose amino-acid sequence MDMRQREHIEAVVAATTRAEAQVMARTHESIIQSSWRRCVHQYGLDPSRMQEARIVPQTRLREHQQRIDGFARIARHGLETLYEHVAGMGYVVLLTDALGVTVDYIGDANTDIELRRAGLYLGAEWSEAGAGTCAVGTALTTGQALTVHQVDHFDATHIPLTCTAAPLYDSRGALAAILDISALTSPQARDSQNLALQLVRIYAGHIENANFLRTHRQDWILKLNASPEFVDVAPEYLIALDASGRIVGHNRRAHAMLAAEIGRPIAPGEVAASLIGVPFDTLFDARIEELGRFVYSRPSELRAVPLAKSGGLLYLSVMPPAPCVTPARNAASPRSVEVPAPLAALCGGDAALARQLQRAAKLVDSPINLLINGETGSGKEFFAKALHRASARRAGPFVAVNCAAIPETLIESELFGHLPNSFSGAGAKGKRGLIQEADGGTLFLDEIGDMPRELQSRLLRVLAEGEVLAIGASRPVSVDVRVISATHRSLDALMHDGRFREDLYYRLNGARFTLPPLRERSDLDWLIDKFLEGAATLSSAARERLHRHEWPGNLRELSNVLRYARAVCSHGLIELDDLPEGFASASVPVDPPPPAIEDFDPHRLPPEGMLLMQYLRAASWNLSAVARQIGVSRMTLYRRMTRYGIRSPNQRDANGH is encoded by the coding sequence ATGGACATGCGGCAACGCGAGCACATCGAGGCAGTCGTCGCGGCGACCACGCGGGCCGAAGCGCAAGTCATGGCGCGCACGCACGAGAGCATCATCCAGTCTTCGTGGCGGCGTTGCGTGCATCAGTACGGGCTCGACCCGTCGCGCATGCAGGAGGCGCGCATCGTGCCGCAAACGCGGCTGCGCGAGCATCAGCAACGCATCGACGGCTTCGCGCGCATCGCGCGTCACGGGCTCGAAACGCTCTACGAGCACGTCGCGGGCATGGGCTATGTCGTGCTGCTGACCGATGCGCTCGGCGTGACCGTCGATTACATCGGCGATGCGAACACCGACATCGAACTGCGCCGCGCGGGTCTCTATCTCGGCGCGGAATGGAGCGAAGCCGGCGCGGGCACGTGCGCGGTCGGCACGGCGCTCACGACGGGCCAGGCGCTTACCGTGCATCAGGTCGATCACTTCGACGCCACGCATATCCCGCTGACCTGCACCGCCGCGCCGCTCTACGATTCGCGCGGCGCGCTGGCCGCGATTCTCGACATTTCGGCGCTCACGTCGCCGCAAGCGCGCGACAGTCAGAATCTGGCGCTGCAACTCGTGCGCATCTACGCGGGACATATCGAGAACGCGAACTTCCTGCGCACGCATCGGCAGGACTGGATCTTGAAGCTGAACGCGTCGCCCGAATTCGTCGATGTCGCGCCGGAGTACCTGATCGCGCTCGATGCGAGCGGGCGTATCGTCGGACACAATCGCCGCGCGCACGCGATGCTCGCGGCGGAGATCGGCCGGCCCATCGCGCCCGGCGAAGTGGCCGCGTCGCTGATCGGCGTGCCGTTCGACACGCTCTTCGATGCGCGCATCGAAGAGTTGGGCCGCTTCGTGTATTCGCGCCCGAGCGAGTTGCGCGCGGTGCCGCTCGCGAAATCGGGCGGGCTGCTGTACTTGAGCGTGATGCCGCCCGCGCCGTGTGTCACGCCGGCCCGCAACGCGGCGTCGCCACGCAGCGTCGAGGTGCCCGCGCCGCTCGCCGCGCTCTGCGGCGGCGATGCCGCGCTCGCGCGACAATTGCAACGCGCCGCGAAGCTCGTCGATTCGCCCATCAACCTGCTCATCAACGGGGAAACCGGCAGCGGCAAGGAGTTTTTCGCGAAGGCGCTGCATCGCGCAAGCGCGCGTCGCGCGGGACCGTTCGTCGCCGTGAACTGCGCGGCGATTCCGGAGACGCTCATCGAAAGCGAATTGTTCGGGCATCTGCCGAACAGCTTTTCGGGCGCGGGCGCGAAGGGCAAGCGCGGCCTCATTCAGGAAGCCGACGGCGGCACGCTCTTTCTCGACGAGATCGGCGACATGCCGCGCGAACTGCAATCGCGTCTGCTGCGGGTGCTGGCCGAAGGCGAAGTGCTCGCGATCGGCGCGTCGCGGCCCGTATCGGTCGATGTACGCGTGATTTCCGCGACGCATCGTTCACTCGATGCGCTCATGCACGACGGACGTTTCCGCGAAGACCTGTACTACCGCCTGAACGGCGCGCGCTTCACGCTGCCGCCGTTGCGCGAACGAAGCGATCTCGACTGGCTCATCGACAAGTTTCTCGAAGGGGCCGCAACGCTGTCGAGCGCGGCGCGCGAGCGATTGCATCGGCATGAATGGCCAGGCAACTTGCGCGAACTCAGCAACGTGCTGCGTTATGCGCGCGCGGTGTGTTCGCACGGCTTGATCGAACTCGACGATCTGCCGGAAGGATTCGCAAGCGCCTCCGTGCCGGTCGATCCGCCGCCGCCCGCCATCGAGGATTTCGATCCGCACCGTCTGCCGCCGGAAGGCATGTTGCTGATGCAATACCTGCGCGCGGCAAGCTGGAACCTGAGCGCAGTCGCGCGTCAGATCGGCGTGAGCCGCATGACGCTCTATCGGCGCATGACGCGTTACGGCATCCGCTCGCCGAATCAGCGCGATGCCAATGGCCACTAA
- a CDS encoding ATP-NAD kinase family protein has protein sequence MSQPLVGIIANPVSARDIRRVIANANSLQLADRVNIVLRLLSSLASCGVERVLMMPDREGLKVMLERHLARKHGPDASLAKVDFLDMPVTARVDDTFRAARMMREASVDALIVLGGDGTHRAVVRECGQVPIAGLSTGTNNAYPEMREPTISGLATGLYASGRVPAAEALASNKRLDIEIRDANGNARRDIALVDAVISHEQFIGARALWKIDTLAAVYVSFADPQAIGMSAIAGLLEPLGRHEAGGVAIELAAPGQGEFVLHAPIAPGLIEPVPIAHWTRLANGVPHRVKQRSGIVALDGERELAFGPGDEVTITLTEHAFRSIDVAACMRYAAASGLMRQPELRSLNRRQP, from the coding sequence ATGTCACAGCCGCTCGTCGGCATCATTGCCAATCCTGTTTCGGCGCGCGATATCCGCCGCGTGATCGCGAATGCCAACAGCCTGCAACTCGCGGACCGCGTGAACATCGTATTGCGGCTGCTTTCGTCGCTGGCGTCGTGCGGCGTCGAGCGCGTGTTGATGATGCCGGACCGCGAAGGCCTGAAGGTCATGCTCGAACGTCATCTCGCGCGCAAGCACGGCCCGGACGCATCGCTCGCCAAAGTCGATTTCCTCGACATGCCCGTGACCGCGCGCGTCGACGACACCTTTCGCGCCGCACGCATGATGCGCGAGGCGAGCGTCGATGCGCTCATCGTGCTCGGCGGCGACGGCACGCATCGCGCGGTCGTGCGCGAGTGCGGGCAAGTGCCGATCGCGGGTCTTTCGACGGGCACGAACAACGCGTATCCGGAAATGCGCGAGCCGACCATCTCGGGACTCGCGACAGGACTCTATGCAAGCGGCCGAGTGCCTGCCGCCGAAGCGCTCGCGTCGAACAAGCGGCTCGACATCGAGATTCGCGATGCGAACGGCAATGCGCGCCGCGACATCGCGCTCGTCGATGCCGTCATCTCGCATGAGCAGTTCATCGGCGCGCGCGCGCTCTGGAAGATCGACACGCTCGCCGCCGTCTACGTCTCGTTCGCCGATCCTCAGGCCATCGGCATGTCCGCGATCGCGGGTCTGCTCGAACCGCTCGGGCGTCACGAAGCGGGCGGCGTCGCAATCGAACTCGCCGCGCCGGGGCAAGGCGAATTCGTGCTGCACGCGCCGATCGCGCCCGGGCTCATCGAACCGGTGCCGATCGCGCACTGGACGCGCCTCGCTAATGGCGTGCCGCATCGCGTGAAGCAGCGCTCGGGCATCGTCGCGCTCGATGGCGAACGGGAGCTCGCTTTCGGCCCAGGCGATGAAGTCACGATCACGCTTACGGAACACGCCTTTCGCAGTATCGACGTGGCCGCGTGCATGCGTTACGCGGCTGCGTCCGGGCTGATGCGTCAGCCCGAGCTTCGCTCACTCAACCGGAGACAACCATGA
- a CDS encoding thiamine pyrophosphate-dependent dehydrogenase E1 component subunit alpha — MTASRQHAGGLPLSKEELLSAYRKMRTIRDFEERLHVDFGRGDIPGFVHLYAGEEAAGVGIMIHLNDGDRIASTHRGHGHCIAKGVDPVAMMKEIYGKKGGSCNGKGGSMHIADLSKGMMGANGILGAGAPLICGAALAAKFRGKGEVGITFAGDGASNQGTFLESLNLAAVWNLPVIFVIENNGYAESTARDYGTAVDSYVDRAAGFGIPGVTVDGSDFFAVYEAAGEVIKRAREGGGPALLECKMIRFYGHFEGDAQTYRAPGELDDIRSNKDCLKKFAAAVTQADVISPGELDAIDREVAALIDRAVQEAKEAPLPTAADLLTDVYVKY, encoded by the coding sequence ATGACAGCGTCGCGACAGCATGCGGGCGGCTTGCCGCTCTCGAAGGAAGAACTGTTGAGCGCGTATCGCAAGATGCGCACGATCCGCGATTTCGAGGAACGTCTGCACGTCGATTTCGGACGCGGCGACATTCCCGGCTTCGTGCATCTTTACGCGGGCGAAGAAGCGGCGGGCGTCGGCATCATGATCCATCTGAACGACGGCGACCGCATCGCGAGCACGCATCGCGGACATGGGCACTGCATCGCGAAGGGCGTCGATCCTGTCGCGATGATGAAAGAGATCTACGGCAAGAAAGGCGGCTCGTGCAACGGAAAGGGCGGCTCGATGCATATCGCCGATCTCTCGAAAGGGATGATGGGCGCGAACGGCATTCTCGGCGCGGGCGCGCCCTTGATCTGCGGCGCGGCGCTCGCGGCGAAGTTTCGCGGCAAGGGCGAGGTCGGCATCACGTTCGCGGGCGATGGCGCGTCGAATCAGGGCACCTTTCTCGAAAGCCTGAATCTCGCGGCGGTGTGGAATCTGCCGGTCATCTTCGTGATCGAGAACAACGGCTATGCGGAGTCGACGGCGCGCGACTATGGCACGGCGGTCGACAGCTACGTGGATCGCGCGGCGGGCTTCGGCATTCCGGGCGTGACCGTCGACGGCAGCGATTTCTTCGCGGTCTACGAGGCGGCGGGAGAAGTCATCAAGCGAGCCCGGGAAGGCGGCGGACCCGCGCTGCTTGAATGCAAGATGATCCGCTTCTACGGCCACTTCGAAGGCGATGCGCAGACGTATCGCGCGCCGGGCGAACTGGACGATATCCGCTCGAACAAGGATTGCCTGAAGAAGTTCGCGGCCGCCGTCACGCAAGCCGACGTGATCTCGCCCGGAGAACTCGACGCGATCGACCGCGAAGTCGCCGCGCTGATCGACCGCGCCGTGCAGGAAGCGAAAGAGGCGCCGTTGCCGACAGCTGCCGATCTGCTCACCGATGTCTACGTCAAATATTGA
- a CDS encoding alpha-ketoacid dehydrogenase subunit beta gives MARKLSMKMAINEAIDQEMTRDPSVIVLGEDIVGGAGADGEKDAWGGVLGVTKGLYAKHGDRLLDTPLSESAYVGAAIGAAACGMRPVAELMFIDFMGVCFDQIFNQAAKFRYMFGGKAETPVVIRAMVGAGFRAAAQHSQMLTSLFTHIPGLKVVCPSTPYDTKGLLIQAIRDNDPVIFCEHKNLYGFEGEVPENSYAIPFGEANIVRDGKDVSIVTYGLMVHRALEAASTLAKEGIEAEIVDLRTLSPLDIDTVLETVENTGRLVVVDEANPRCNIATDISAQVAQQAFGALKAGIQMVSAPHTPVPFSPALEDLYIPSAAQIAEAARKTMHGGKH, from the coding sequence ATGGCCCGCAAACTGAGCATGAAGATGGCGATCAACGAAGCCATCGATCAGGAAATGACGCGCGATCCGAGCGTGATCGTGCTGGGTGAGGACATCGTCGGCGGCGCAGGCGCGGACGGCGAAAAAGACGCGTGGGGCGGCGTGCTCGGCGTGACCAAGGGACTCTATGCGAAGCACGGCGACAGATTGCTCGACACGCCGCTGTCCGAAAGCGCGTATGTCGGCGCGGCCATCGGCGCGGCGGCGTGCGGCATGCGGCCGGTCGCGGAACTGATGTTCATCGACTTCATGGGCGTGTGCTTCGACCAGATCTTCAATCAGGCCGCCAAGTTTCGCTATATGTTCGGCGGCAAGGCCGAAACGCCCGTCGTGATTCGCGCGATGGTGGGCGCGGGCTTTCGCGCGGCGGCCCAGCACAGCCAGATGCTGACGTCGCTCTTCACGCATATTCCGGGGCTGAAAGTGGTCTGTCCTTCGACGCCCTACGACACCAAGGGACTGCTGATTCAGGCCATTCGCGACAACGATCCTGTGATCTTCTGCGAGCACAAGAATCTGTACGGCTTCGAAGGCGAAGTGCCCGAGAACTCGTATGCGATTCCGTTCGGCGAGGCGAACATCGTGCGCGACGGCAAGGACGTGTCGATCGTCACGTATGGATTGATGGTGCATCGCGCGCTCGAAGCGGCATCGACGCTCGCGAAGGAAGGCATCGAGGCGGAGATCGTCGATCTGCGTACGCTGTCGCCGCTCGATATCGACACCGTGCTGGAGACGGTCGAGAACACGGGACGGCTCGTCGTCGTCGATGAAGCGAATCCGCGCTGCAACATCGCAACCGATATCTCCGCGCAGGTCGCGCAACAGGCGTTCGGCGCGCTGAAGGCCGGCATCCAGATGGTCAGCGCGCCGCATACGCCGGTGCCGTTCTCGCCGGCGCTCGAAGACTTGTACATTCCGAGCGCCGCGCAGATCGCCGAGGCCGCCCGAAAAACCATGCACGGAGGAAAGCACTAA
- a CDS encoding acetoin dehydrogenase dihydrolipoyllysine-residue acetyltransferase subunit — MSAITPIVMPKWGLSMREGTINEWLVDEGTEITVGMPILDVETDKIANAVEAPDAGLLRRKVAQAGDTLPVKALLGVLAPSEVSDADIDAYVSSYVTPAEDEEQGEEAAAYHFVDVDGIRVRYASRGGDDASRAAVLFIHGFGGDLDNWLFNLDPLAEKHRVFALDLPGHGQSTPKVPGTSLAELAGFVGKFMDAVGLERAHLVGHSMGGGIAAQMAVDQPKRVQSLALISPAGFGDEVNNAYTEGFVTAESRRELKPVVELLFANPELVSRQMLDDLLKYKRLDGVSDALTSLNGGLFAGGRQSAQPGVMLAATEKPVLVIWGAKDQIIPAAHAKHAPEGATVRVFEDAGHMSQMEKANEVNALLKAHVEKGG; from the coding sequence ATGTCCGCAATCACACCGATCGTAATGCCCAAATGGGGCTTGTCGATGAGGGAAGGCACCATCAACGAATGGCTCGTGGACGAGGGCACGGAAATCACCGTCGGCATGCCGATTCTCGACGTCGAGACCGACAAGATCGCCAATGCCGTCGAAGCACCCGATGCTGGCCTGCTGCGGCGCAAAGTGGCGCAAGCGGGCGACACGCTGCCCGTGAAGGCGCTGCTCGGCGTGCTCGCGCCGTCCGAGGTGAGCGACGCCGATATCGATGCCTACGTGTCCTCGTATGTGACGCCCGCCGAGGACGAGGAACAAGGCGAGGAAGCGGCGGCGTATCACTTCGTCGATGTGGATGGCATCCGCGTGCGCTACGCATCGCGCGGCGGCGATGACGCGAGCCGCGCTGCCGTGCTCTTCATTCACGGCTTCGGCGGCGACCTCGACAACTGGCTCTTCAATCTCGACCCGCTCGCCGAGAAACATCGCGTGTTCGCGCTGGATTTGCCGGGGCACGGGCAGTCGACGCCGAAGGTGCCGGGCACGTCGCTCGCGGAACTCGCGGGCTTCGTCGGCAAGTTCATGGACGCGGTCGGTCTTGAACGCGCGCATCTCGTCGGGCACTCGATGGGCGGCGGCATCGCGGCGCAGATGGCCGTCGATCAGCCGAAGCGCGTGCAATCGCTCGCGCTGATTTCGCCTGCCGGTTTCGGCGATGAAGTGAACAACGCGTACACCGAAGGCTTTGTCACAGCCGAATCGCGTCGCGAGCTGAAGCCTGTCGTGGAACTGCTGTTTGCGAATCCCGAACTCGTGAGCCGCCAGATGCTCGACGATCTGCTGAAGTACAAGCGGCTCGACGGCGTCAGCGACGCGCTCACATCGCTCAACGGCGGATTGTTCGCGGGCGGCAGGCAGAGCGCGCAGCCGGGCGTCATGCTCGCCGCGACGGAGAAGCCGGTGCTCGTGATCTGGGGCGCGAAGGACCAGATCATTCCCGCCGCGCACGCGAAGCACGCACCGGAAGGCGCGACCGTGCGCGTCTTCGAAGACGCCGGGCATATGAGTCAGATGGAGAAGGCCAACGAAGTGAATGCCCTGTTGAAGGCGCATGTCGAGAAGGGCGGCTGA
- a CDS encoding cupin domain-containing protein, which yields MKRMLCAAATVLSIGSMIAPPVIAAPEASVTPLRSEALPDYPGKEAQMIVVDYPPGAVDPVHRHDAHAFVYVLEGSIVMAVKGSKEVTLKPGDTFYEGPDDIHTVGRNASQTQPAKFVVFLLKNKGAPILTPVK from the coding sequence ATGAAGAGAATGCTTTGCGCCGCAGCAACTGTATTGAGTATCGGCTCGATGATCGCGCCGCCCGTCATAGCCGCGCCAGAGGCAAGCGTGACGCCGCTTCGGTCCGAGGCGTTGCCCGACTATCCGGGCAAGGAAGCTCAGATGATCGTCGTGGACTATCCGCCCGGCGCAGTGGACCCCGTGCATCGCCATGATGCTCACGCCTTCGTGTATGTGCTGGAGGGAAGCATTGTCATGGCCGTCAAGGGCAGCAAGGAGGTGACGCTCAAGCCCGGCGACACGTTCTACGAAGGCCCTGACGACATCCATACCGTCGGACGCAATGCCAGCCAGACGCAGCCCGCGAAGTTCGTCGTGTTCCTGCTCAAGAACAAGGGCGCGCCGATCCTGACGCCGGTGAAGTAG
- a CDS encoding carboxymuconolactone decarboxylase family protein: protein MTQRIDYFQQSPELSKKLIQLGALLQESTIETHVRELVEIRASQLNGCAFCVDMHVKMAKIHGERELRLHHVAIWRESTLFSPRERAALAWAEVLTNMPAEGVPDDIYDSVRAEYSDKELSDLTFLVGIINSWNRLNVAFRTAPGSADKAFGLDKAGLE from the coding sequence ATGACGCAACGCATCGACTACTTTCAGCAATCGCCCGAACTTTCGAAGAAGCTCATCCAGCTAGGCGCGCTGCTTCAGGAATCGACGATCGAGACGCACGTCCGCGAGCTTGTCGAGATTCGCGCGTCACAGCTCAATGGCTGCGCCTTCTGCGTCGACATGCATGTGAAGATGGCGAAGATTCATGGCGAGCGCGAACTGCGCCTGCATCACGTCGCGATCTGGCGCGAGTCGACGCTGTTCTCGCCGCGCGAGCGGGCCGCGCTCGCATGGGCGGAGGTGCTGACGAACATGCCTGCTGAGGGCGTACCGGACGACATTTACGACAGCGTGCGCGCCGAGTACTCCGATAAAGAGCTTTCCGACCTGACCTTCCTCGTGGGAATCATCAATAGCTGGAACCGGCTCAATGTCGCGTTCCGCACGGCGCCCGGTTCGGCCGACAAGGCATTCGGGCTCGACAAGGCCGGCTTGGAGTGA